Proteins from one Oscillatoria nigro-viridis PCC 7112 genomic window:
- a CDS encoding Dps family protein encodes MRKLNIGLSDEQRAGVIELLNRDLSDAYLLLIKTKKYHWDVVGPQFRSLHQLWEEHYQVLTENIDAMAERVRALGGYPIGTAEGFLKYASIKEHIGDLPLATEMVSRLVDDHELVIRNLRQHVHQCGEEFNDDGTADFLTGLMEQHEQMAWMLRSFIEGESLASDGQQPKAQTPTASHA; translated from the coding sequence ATGCGTAAGTTAAACATAGGTCTATCTGACGAGCAGCGTGCAGGCGTTATTGAACTATTGAATCGCGACCTGTCAGATGCTTACCTGCTGTTAATCAAAACCAAAAAGTATCACTGGGATGTAGTTGGCCCGCAGTTTCGATCGCTCCACCAGTTGTGGGAAGAACACTATCAGGTATTAACTGAAAATATCGATGCTATGGCAGAACGGGTGAGAGCTTTAGGCGGTTATCCAATTGGTACTGCTGAGGGTTTTCTAAAGTATGCCTCGATTAAAGAACATATTGGCGATTTGCCTTTAGCGACTGAGATGGTGTCGCGTTTAGTTGACGACCACGAGTTAGTTATTCGCAATCTCCGCCAACACGTCCACCAGTGCGGTGAAGAGTTTAACGATGACGGAACCGCAGACTTTTTGACGGGTTTGATGGAACAGCACGAACAAATGGCTTGGATGTTGCGATCGTTTATTGAAGGGGAATCCCTGGCGTCAGACGGCCAACAGCCAAAAGCTCAAACTCCTACAGCTTCTCACGCTTAG